The Kineothrix sp. MB12-C1 genome includes a window with the following:
- a CDS encoding Ppx/GppA phosphatase family protein — protein MKTFAAIDVGSFELSMKIFEISTQKGMREIDHIRHRIDLGTQTYAVGKISYDKVDELCHYLNEYTEIMKSYKVSEYKAYGTSAIRETDNTMIILDRIRQRTGIEIEVLSNSEQRFLDYKSIAFMGEDFNKFIEKGTAIADIGGGSIQISLFDKDVLVATQNLRLGVLRLRDNMNQLETGGGRQEALIEEMVNAQLAVFKKLYLKDREIHNMIVVDDYLSSLVQKRIVAENVGKYIDVKTFERFLVVFREKNAQELTKLFDMPEENIELLHISCILLKRMIEVMNVQLLWVPGVTLCDGIAYEYAQSNKLVLPKHDFEHDIIACARNISKRYMGSKKRGETLEKIALTIFDSMKKVHGLGKRERLLLRLATLLHDCGKYISMVNLGECSYSIIMATEIIGLSHMEREIVANVVKYNHMEFSYYDEMHGEATLSRAAYLKTAKLTAILRVANGLDRSHKQKFKDVKTILKENELLITVDTNEDITLEKGMFGHGAEFFEEVYSVKPIIRQRKSL, from the coding sequence ATGAAGACGTTTGCAGCAATCGATGTGGGTTCCTTTGAACTTTCCATGAAGATATTTGAAATATCGACGCAGAAAGGTATGCGCGAAATCGACCATATCAGACACCGCATCGATCTTGGGACACAAACTTATGCCGTGGGAAAGATTTCCTATGATAAAGTAGACGAGCTGTGTCATTATCTGAATGAATATACAGAAATTATGAAATCCTATAAAGTATCGGAATATAAAGCTTATGGCACAAGCGCGATTCGGGAAACCGATAATACGATGATTATTTTAGATCGAATTCGTCAAAGAACCGGTATTGAGATAGAAGTGTTAAGCAATTCGGAACAAAGATTTCTGGATTATAAATCAATTGCCTTTATGGGGGAGGACTTTAATAAATTTATTGAGAAAGGAACCGCCATCGCGGATATCGGCGGCGGCAGTATCCAGATTTCCCTTTTTGACAAGGATGTCCTTGTCGCGACTCAGAACCTCAGACTCGGTGTGCTGAGGCTGCGGGATAATATGAACCAGTTGGAAACCGGCGGCGGACGCCAAGAAGCCTTAATTGAGGAAATGGTGAATGCGCAGCTTGCAGTCTTCAAGAAATTATATCTAAAAGATCGGGAAATCCATAATATGATTGTTGTGGATGATTATCTGTCCTCTTTGGTACAAAAGAGGATTGTCGCAGAAAATGTAGGAAAGTATATAGATGTGAAAACCTTCGAACGGTTTTTAGTTGTGTTTCGCGAGAAGAATGCACAGGAGTTGACAAAGCTTTTCGATATGCCTGAGGAGAATATAGAACTGCTTCATATTTCATGTATTTTGTTGAAACGAATGATAGAAGTGATGAACGTACAGCTTCTTTGGGTGCCGGGAGTGACTCTGTGCGATGGTATTGCTTATGAATATGCACAAAGTAACAAGCTTGTTCTTCCGAAGCATGATTTTGAGCACGATATTATCGCCTGTGCGAGAAATATCAGTAAGCGGTATATGGGAAGTAAGAAACGAGGGGAAACGTTAGAAAAGATAGCGCTTACCATCTTCGATAGTATGAAAAAGGTTCATGGGCTGGGAAAGAGAGAACGGCTGCTTCTAAGGCTGGCCACACTTTTACATGACTGCGGAAAATATATTAGTATGGTAAATCTGGGGGAATGCTCCTATAGTATTATTATGGCAACGGAGATTATTGGACTTTCTCATATGGAGAGAGAAATTGTAGCCAATGTAGTGAAATATAATCATATGGAATTCTCTTATTATGATGAAATGCATGGGGAGGCTACGCTAAGCAGAGCGGCATATTTGAAAACGGCCAAGCTGACAGCGATACTTCGCGTGGCTAACGGATTGGATAGGAGCCATAAGCAGAAGTTTAAGGATGTGAAAACCATTCTTAAGGAAAATGAGCTTCTGATTACCGTGGATACGAATGAAGATATTACTTTGGAAAAAGGAATGTTCGGACACGGTGCAGAATTTTTCGAAGAGGTATACAGTGTCAAACCCATTATCAGGCAAAGAAAAAGCTTGTAA
- a CDS encoding RNA degradosome polyphosphate kinase has translation MDEKESGKRNNTRYTNRELSWLLFNKRVLGEARDKQIPLFERLKFLSITASNMDEFFMVRVASLKDIVNAGYTKPDISGMKPQEQLRRVNEATHELVNLQYSTYKRSLVPLLLQNGLRIVENHEDLTAKEAAYVDRYFMENVYPVLTPMAVDSSRPFPLIRNKSLNLGALVRKKEGEDEEDELEFATVQVPSVLPRIVPLKVENVTERSVILLEEIIERNIRKLFLNYNIVCVHPFRIMRNADLTIDEDEAEDLLKEIEKQLKKRQWGQAIRLEVESGIDKRLLSLLSEELSIEAEDIYHIDGPLDLTFLMKMYGMDGFDHLKESGYASPQPIPELAADCDIFEKIREGDILLHHPYHTFLPVIDFIKQSAKDPAVLAIKQTLYRVSGNSPIIAALAQAAENGKQVSVLVELKARFDEENNIVWAKMLEKAGCHVIYGLVGLKTHSKITLVVRQEEDGIRRYVHLGTGNYNDATAKLYTDIGLFTCREKIGEDATAVFNMLSGYSEPRTWNKLSLAPLWLKDRFLYLIAREMRYAKEGRPARIMAKMNSLCDKDIIDALYEAGEAGVQIELLIRGICSLKARVPGMSENIGVRSIVGNFLEHSRIFYFENGGDYEVYCGSADWMPRNLERRVEILFPVERPQLKERLLHILEGGFKDTVKAHVMQADGSYEKVDKRGKIIYNSQMEFTLEAVRDLEEVKKAADDRVFIPETHHE, from the coding sequence ATGGACGAAAAAGAGAGCGGGAAGAGAAATAATACACGTTATACGAACAGAGAGTTAAGCTGGCTGCTTTTTAACAAACGAGTGCTCGGTGAAGCGAGAGATAAACAGATACCGCTGTTTGAACGGCTGAAGTTTTTAAGCATTACGGCTTCTAATATGGATGAATTCTTTATGGTAAGGGTCGCTTCACTTAAGGATATTGTCAATGCCGGGTATACGAAACCTGATATTTCAGGGATGAAGCCACAGGAGCAGTTAAGGCGTGTAAATGAAGCTACGCATGAGCTTGTGAATCTTCAATATTCTACATACAAGCGCTCATTGGTACCGCTGCTGTTACAAAATGGGCTGCGTATCGTAGAGAATCATGAAGATTTGACGGCGAAAGAGGCGGCTTACGTGGACCGGTATTTTATGGAGAATGTATACCCGGTACTTACACCTATGGCGGTAGATTCTTCAAGACCTTTTCCTCTTATTAGGAATAAATCTCTGAATTTGGGAGCTCTCGTTAGGAAGAAGGAAGGCGAAGATGAAGAGGATGAGTTGGAATTCGCTACCGTTCAGGTGCCTAGCGTGCTTCCGCGAATTGTTCCGCTTAAAGTAGAAAATGTAACAGAACGATCGGTCATTTTATTAGAAGAGATTATCGAAAGAAATATTAGAAAATTATTTTTAAATTATAATATTGTATGTGTTCATCCATTTCGAATTATGAGAAACGCGGATTTGACGATAGATGAGGATGAAGCGGAAGATTTACTAAAAGAAATTGAAAAGCAGTTAAAGAAAAGACAATGGGGGCAGGCCATTCGTTTGGAAGTGGAAAGCGGTATCGATAAGAGGTTGTTATCGTTGCTTAGCGAAGAGCTTTCCATCGAGGCGGAAGATATCTATCATATTGACGGCCCTTTGGATTTGACGTTTTTAATGAAAATGTATGGGATGGATGGATTCGATCATTTAAAGGAGTCCGGTTATGCTTCCCCTCAGCCGATACCGGAACTTGCGGCAGACTGTGATATCTTTGAGAAAATAAGAGAAGGTGATATTCTGCTTCACCATCCTTATCACACCTTTTTGCCGGTAATCGATTTTATCAAGCAGTCGGCAAAGGATCCGGCAGTGCTTGCTATCAAGCAGACTCTCTACCGGGTCAGCGGCAATTCGCCGATTATCGCAGCATTGGCACAGGCAGCGGAGAATGGGAAGCAAGTGTCTGTGTTAGTGGAATTAAAGGCACGCTTTGATGAGGAGAATAATATCGTATGGGCGAAAATGCTGGAAAAAGCCGGATGCCATGTCATCTATGGATTAGTGGGGCTAAAGACTCATAGCAAGATAACACTTGTTGTAAGGCAGGAAGAGGACGGGATTCGCCGATATGTACATCTTGGAACCGGTAATTATAACGATGCTACAGCCAAGCTTTATACGGATATAGGTCTATTCACTTGCCGTGAGAAAATCGGTGAGGATGCGACCGCGGTATTTAATATGTTATCCGGATATTCTGAACCAAGGACATGGAATAAACTGTCATTGGCGCCCCTATGGCTAAAGGACCGATTCTTATATTTGATTGCCAGAGAGATGAGATATGCTAAGGAAGGGCGTCCGGCCCGGATCATGGCGAAGATGAACTCTCTGTGTGACAAAGATATTATCGATGCGTTATATGAAGCAGGCGAGGCGGGCGTGCAGATAGAATTGCTGATTCGCGGAATCTGCAGCCTGAAGGCAAGGGTTCCCGGTATGAGTGAAAATATCGGTGTGCGCTCCATCGTAGGTAACTTTCTGGAGCATAGTCGTATCTTCTACTTTGAAAACGGCGGAGATTATGAAGTTTACTGCGGAAGCGCAGATTGGATGCCGCGTAATCTGGAGCGCAGGGTGGAGATACTTTTCCCGGTGGAGAGACCGCAGCTTAAAGAAAGACTGCTTCATATCCTGGAGGGAGGATTCAAGGACACGGTCAAGGCTCATGTAATGCAAGCCGATGGAAGCTATGAGAAAGTGGATAAAAGGGGGAAAATAATATATAATTCCCAAATGGAGTTCACGCTGGAAGCGGTACGGGACTTGGAAGAAGTAAAAAAAGCGGCGGATGACCGCGTATTTATACCGGAGACACATCATGAATAA
- a CDS encoding Maf family protein, which produces MNKIILASASPRRRELLSQIGVTYEVIPSTKEEKTTKVLPQEIVQELSLQKAEDIAGQLLDKENEDFIVIGADTVVAFQNVIMGKPKSEEDAKDMLRQLQGNVHQVYTGVTIAERNQGEQPAFYTLSVSGRGMFSAHSLCSAQYNIVKYYTFFERTDVTMYPMTEDEISAYVATGEPMDKAGSYGIQGICAAYIQSICGDYNNVVGLPVGRLYQEMKQRNIVTIHQV; this is translated from the coding sequence ATGAATAAAATTATATTAGCATCGGCATCGCCGAGAAGAAGAGAGTTACTTTCCCAAATAGGAGTGACGTATGAAGTGATTCCCAGTACAAAAGAGGAAAAAACGACGAAAGTGCTGCCTCAGGAAATTGTACAGGAGCTGTCTTTGCAAAAGGCGGAGGATATCGCCGGGCAGTTATTGGATAAAGAGAACGAAGACTTTATTGTAATTGGTGCGGATACCGTCGTGGCTTTTCAGAATGTGATTATGGGTAAGCCCAAAAGCGAAGAGGACGCAAAAGATATGCTCAGACAACTTCAAGGCAACGTTCATCAAGTATATACCGGAGTTACCATCGCTGAGCGAAACCAAGGTGAGCAGCCTGCATTTTATACCTTGTCCGTAAGCGGCCGCGGTATGTTTTCTGCACACTCGCTTTGCTCGGCGCAGTATAATATTGTTAAATATTATACCTTTTTTGAACGGACGGATGTTACCATGTATCCGATGACTGAAGATGAAATCTCCGCTTATGTGGCGACGGGAGAGCCGATGGATAAAGCAGGAAGTTATGGTATTCAAGGCATCTGTGCTGCATATATTCAAAGTATATGCGGAGATTATAATAATGTGGTAGGATTGCCGGTTGGCAGGTTATATCAAGAGATGAAGCAAAGAAATATAGTAACTATTCATCAGGTCTGA
- a CDS encoding HAD family hydrolase, translating into MIKLVATDIDGTLIKDSTPDLYPEMVKIVRELIAQGIVFCAASGRQYDSIKNVFRAIEEDIVVIAENGAQIRYQGKDISVTPMKREYVEAIIKQLREYNRNCDIVVSTPNGCLLESTNKEFIDLMAFGYRNRFTLVEDVLAEDAQIIKVSIYQKESIRELGENVLIPAWEDKVKACMAGDEWVDFMDSSVDKGHALAFVQEYFGIKKEETMAFGDNHNDIGMMHQAGESYAVENARKEVKQAAKYICPSYLEKGVYQVVKSLINS; encoded by the coding sequence ATGATAAAATTAGTAGCAACAGATATAGACGGAACGTTAATTAAAGATTCGACCCCGGATCTATACCCGGAGATGGTAAAAATCGTAAGGGAATTAATCGCTCAGGGAATCGTGTTCTGTGCAGCCAGCGGCAGACAGTATGACAGCATTAAGAATGTCTTTCGCGCGATAGAAGAGGATATTGTCGTTATTGCAGAAAATGGGGCACAGATTCGTTATCAGGGCAAGGATATCAGCGTAACGCCTATGAAGAGAGAATATGTGGAAGCTATTATAAAACAGCTTCGGGAATATAATAGAAACTGCGATATCGTAGTTTCCACTCCCAATGGCTGTCTGCTTGAAAGTACGAACAAAGAGTTTATCGATTTGATGGCTTTCGGGTACCGGAATCGATTTACCCTTGTGGAGGATGTGCTTGCTGAGGATGCGCAGATCATTAAGGTTTCTATTTATCAGAAGGAAAGTATAAGGGAATTGGGAGAGAATGTATTGATTCCTGCCTGGGAAGATAAGGTGAAGGCTTGTATGGCAGGGGATGAATGGGTGGATTTCATGGATTCTTCTGTGGATAAGGGACATGCGCTCGCTTTTGTACAGGAGTACTTCGGGATAAAGAAGGAGGAAACCATGGCATTTGGCGACAATCATAACGACATAGGAATGATGCATCAGGCAGGAGAAAGTTATGCAGTTGAGAACGCCAGAAAAGAGGTAAAGCAGGCTGCAAAATATATTTGCCCTTCTTACTTAGAAAAAGGTGTATATCAAGTTGTAAAAAGCTTGATAAATTCATAA
- a CDS encoding glyoxalase: MHEYDDAVLASFLRNQRQLFPEKVAETPEEAEAFLEDCMAVVVDSVRAVWEYFDEEGVDMEGASEEEILSAGEVFDVGDGRYLIVEG; this comes from the coding sequence ATGCACGAATATGATGATGCGGTATTAGCAAGTTTTTTGAGAAATCAAAGGCAGCTATTTCCTGAAAAGGTGGCAGAAACCCCGGAAGAGGCGGAAGCATTTCTGGAAGACTGTATGGCGGTTGTCGTGGATTCCGTAAGAGCAGTGTGGGAATATTTCGATGAAGAAGGCGTTGACATGGAAGGCGCGAGTGAAGAAGAGATACTAAGTGCAGGGGAAGTATTCGATGTAGGCGATGGAAGATATTTAATTGTGGAGGGATAA
- a CDS encoding Cof-type HAD-IIB family hydrolase → MMNHQKQKIFFTDLDGTLLTKEKKISQATMAALKQWTDAGHKLVLSSGRAIDSVKDVKGALGLTFPGMYLIGYNGGEIYDCEKDETIFRISLTMEQTALVAKIAKEHGLHCQTYTDTHIISPADNAELRFYCRAIHTPFLISEDILTPLEQPPCKCLLIDLHGRERLEEFRQTLLSLVNGELNVLFSNDRYLEIFPASSGKEVAVHKLCELLSIPIQDTLAAGDELNDTAMIKAAGVGIAMLNARDEVKAVANIITETDNDHDGLAPILLSHM, encoded by the coding sequence ATGATGAATCATCAGAAACAAAAGATATTTTTCACTGACTTGGACGGTACCTTGCTTACAAAAGAGAAGAAAATCTCCCAAGCTACCATGGCTGCCTTAAAACAATGGACCGATGCCGGCCATAAGCTGGTGCTTTCCTCAGGCAGAGCCATAGACAGTGTAAAAGATGTGAAAGGAGCACTGGGACTTACCTTTCCCGGTATGTATTTAATTGGTTATAACGGAGGCGAAATCTATGATTGTGAGAAGGATGAAACAATATTTCGCATTTCTCTTACTATGGAGCAAACTGCTCTTGTAGCTAAAATCGCTAAAGAGCATGGTCTTCATTGTCAAACTTATACAGATACCCATATTATCAGTCCTGCGGACAATGCAGAATTGCGGTTCTATTGCAGAGCAATTCACACACCCTTCCTTATTAGCGAAGATATCCTGACACCTTTGGAGCAGCCTCCTTGTAAATGTCTTCTGATCGATCTTCATGGCAGAGAACGTCTGGAGGAATTTCGCCAAACTTTACTTTCTCTCGTTAACGGGGAGCTGAATGTGTTATTTTCCAACGACCGATATCTGGAAATTTTCCCTGCGTCCTCAGGCAAAGAAGTTGCTGTACATAAACTATGTGAGCTATTATCCATTCCCATACAAGATACCTTGGCGGCCGGCGATGAACTGAATGATACTGCTATGATAAAGGCAGCAGGCGTCGGTATCGCTATGTTAAATGCCCGGGATGAAGTGAAAGCGGTCGCTAATATTATCACTGAGACCGACAACGATCACGATGGCCTCGCCCCTATTCTTTTATCACATATGTAA
- a CDS encoding PHP domain-containing protein produces the protein MNIVDLHVHSNKSDGSLTPSQLVHLAVEKGLSAFALTDHDTTDGIAEAVDAAKNLPEDIHLEVIPGIELSTEYEGKDIHILGLYIQYDTPYFKEQIKSFTDSRLNRNRKMCANLQRAGIDISYEKLIEAFPESVITRAHYARYLLNHGYVKSMQEAFERYLGDHSEYFVPREKLTPQQAVAFILKANGIPILAHPILYHMSDERLDALTAKLAEAGLIGLEAIYSTYSNVEEWKIRKLADKYNLCLSGGSDFHGAAKPSLELATGYGKLVIPEDILINLKKRKGI, from the coding sequence ATGAATATCGTAGATTTACATGTTCATTCCAATAAATCAGATGGCAGCCTGACACCTTCCCAATTGGTACATCTTGCTGTAGAAAAAGGCTTATCAGCCTTCGCTTTGACCGACCACGACACTACGGATGGTATTGCTGAAGCAGTGGATGCCGCGAAAAACCTACCCGAGGATATCCATCTGGAAGTGATTCCGGGCATCGAACTTTCCACAGAATATGAAGGAAAGGATATTCACATTCTGGGATTATATATCCAATACGATACCCCTTATTTTAAGGAGCAGATTAAGTCTTTTACAGATTCACGCCTTAATAGGAACAGGAAAATGTGTGCCAATTTGCAAAGAGCCGGTATCGATATCTCCTATGAGAAACTGATAGAAGCCTTTCCCGAATCAGTAATTACCAGAGCACATTATGCCAGATACCTGCTGAATCATGGCTATGTCAAAAGTATGCAAGAAGCCTTCGAGCGCTATCTGGGAGACCATTCCGAATACTTCGTTCCACGGGAAAAGCTCACGCCGCAACAGGCGGTAGCGTTTATCCTTAAGGCAAATGGCATTCCGATTCTTGCTCATCCGATTCTATACCATATGAGCGATGAAAGATTGGATGCTTTGACAGCGAAGCTTGCTGAGGCAGGACTTATAGGACTTGAAGCCATTTACAGCACTTATAGCAACGTGGAAGAATGGAAGATACGTAAATTAGCCGATAAATACAATCTGTGTCTAAGCGGAGGCTCCGATTTCCATGGTGCTGCCAAACCTTCATTAGAGCTTGCCACCGGTTACGGAAAGCTGGTAATTCCAGAAGATATATTAATAAACTTGAAAAAAAGAAAAGGGATATAA
- a CDS encoding ABC-F family ATP-binding cassette domain-containing protein, giving the protein MISANNVTLRIGKKALFEDVNIKFTEGNCYGLIGANGAGKSTFLKILSGKLETTNGDIVITPGQRLSVLEQDHFKYDEYSVMDVVIMGNERLYQIMKEKDAIYAKEDFSDEDGIRASELEGEFAEMDGWEAESNAAMLLNGLGIDTSLHYSIMGTLNGSEKVKILLAKALFGNPDILLLDEPTNHLDLDAIAWLEDFLIDFENTVIVVSHDRYFLNKVCTHTADIDYCKIQLYAGNYDFWYESSQLLMKQMKEANKKKEEKIKELQDFISRFSANASKSKQATSRKRALEKIELDDIKPSSRKYPYIDFRPEREIGNEVLSVEGISKTIDGVKVLDNISFIVGHNDKIAFVGGNELAKTILFQILMGELEPDEGSYRWGVTTSQAYFPKDSTKEFDNDYTIVDWLTGYSPIKDVTYVRGFLGRMLFAGEDGVKKVKILSGGEKVRCLLSKMMISGANCLILDEPTNHLDMESITALNNGLIKFPGVELFACHDHQFVQTTANRIMEILPGGQLIDKITTYDEYLASDEMARKRTVYTNKNEEDDN; this is encoded by the coding sequence ATGATTAGTGCAAATAATGTAACATTGCGTATCGGAAAAAAAGCGTTATTCGAAGATGTTAATATTAAATTTACAGAAGGGAACTGCTATGGATTAATCGGAGCCAATGGTGCCGGCAAATCCACTTTTCTCAAAATATTATCCGGCAAGTTAGAGACTACCAATGGAGATATTGTCATCACTCCCGGACAACGTCTCTCCGTGCTGGAACAGGATCACTTTAAATATGATGAATATTCTGTTATGGATGTAGTGATTATGGGTAATGAACGTCTCTATCAGATTATGAAAGAGAAGGATGCGATTTATGCCAAGGAAGACTTCTCCGATGAGGACGGAATCCGCGCCAGCGAGCTGGAGGGCGAATTCGCTGAAATGGACGGTTGGGAAGCCGAGTCAAATGCGGCTATGCTTCTTAACGGACTAGGTATCGACACAAGCCTTCATTATTCCATTATGGGAACTTTAAACGGTAGCGAAAAGGTGAAAATACTTCTTGCAAAAGCACTGTTCGGTAATCCGGATATCCTTCTTCTCGACGAGCCTACCAACCACTTGGATTTGGATGCTATCGCGTGGCTTGAGGATTTCCTTATCGATTTTGAAAATACAGTTATCGTAGTATCCCATGACCGTTACTTCCTGAACAAGGTATGTACTCATACGGCGGATATCGATTACTGTAAGATTCAGCTTTATGCCGGTAACTATGATTTCTGGTATGAATCCAGCCAACTTCTTATGAAGCAAATGAAGGAAGCCAACAAGAAAAAGGAAGAAAAGATCAAAGAGCTTCAGGACTTTATCTCTCGTTTCTCCGCAAATGCTTCCAAATCCAAACAGGCAACGAGTAGAAAACGTGCATTGGAAAAAATTGAGTTGGATGATATCAAACCTTCCAGCAGAAAATATCCTTATATAGACTTCCGCCCGGAACGTGAAATCGGTAACGAGGTGCTCTCCGTGGAAGGTATTTCCAAGACAATCGACGGAGTGAAGGTTCTCGATAATATTTCCTTTATCGTAGGACATAACGATAAAATTGCCTTTGTAGGCGGCAATGAATTAGCTAAGACTATATTGTTCCAAATCCTTATGGGCGAACTTGAACCGGATGAAGGTTCCTATCGCTGGGGTGTTACCACTTCGCAGGCATACTTCCCTAAAGATAGCACGAAAGAATTCGACAATGATTATACAATTGTAGATTGGCTCACGGGCTACTCTCCCATTAAAGATGTTACTTACGTGCGCGGTTTCCTGGGACGTATGCTCTTCGCCGGTGAAGACGGTGTGAAAAAGGTCAAAATCCTCTCCGGAGGTGAAAAGGTAAGGTGTCTTCTCTCCAAAATGATGATCAGCGGAGCCAACTGCCTCATTCTGGATGAGCCTACCAACCACTTGGATATGGAATCTATCACCGCATTAAACAACGGCCTGATTAAATTCCCCGGCGTGGAATTATTCGCTTGTCACGATCATCAATTCGTACAAACGACAGCAAACCGTATTATGGAAATCCTTCCGGGCGGACAGCTTATCGATAAAATTACTACTTATGATGAATATCTTGCGAGCGATGAAATGGCAAGAAAACGTACTGTATATACGAATAAGAACGAAGAGGATGACAATTAA
- a CDS encoding MFS transporter: MKLSYKRTVLIGLAFLSIAGFWQIYDSIIPLMLQNSFHLGETATGALMAMDNVLAIFLLPLFGLLSDKMDTRIGKRMPFILGGTFLAVIFLMILPAADKAQNLLLFIIILFALLLAMGLYRSPAVALMPDLTPNHLRSKANAVINLMGAVGGVYALIMIKFLVGPGERPDYFPLFASVGGLMVVAVLVLFLTIKERKVSVQVEAEVKAYESVSGEKVKAAVIETVERGKAEPLPGDVKKSMIFLLLSIFLWFAAYNAVTTAFSRYTRVVWHMEGGGFADSLMVATIAAIISYIPIGSLASKIGRKKTIMAGIVLMSICYFAAIFAGTYHSLINVAFALIGIGWAAINVNSYPMIVEMAKGSDIGKFTGTYYTFSMAAQIVTPILSGFLLEKVSYRTLFPYAFAFSAAAFLTMLNVRHGDSRPEKKEGLENFDIED, translated from the coding sequence ATGAAATTAAGTTATAAGAGAACGGTGCTTATTGGGCTTGCATTTTTATCCATCGCAGGATTCTGGCAGATTTATGATAGTATTATCCCATTGATGCTTCAAAACAGCTTCCATCTGGGAGAAACGGCAACAGGAGCTTTGATGGCTATGGACAATGTGCTGGCAATTTTTCTGTTGCCTTTGTTCGGTCTCTTGTCCGATAAGATGGATACGAGAATTGGAAAAAGAATGCCGTTTATTCTGGGCGGGACGTTTCTGGCAGTGATATTTTTAATGATTCTTCCGGCGGCGGACAAGGCTCAGAATCTGCTGTTATTTATTATTATCCTATTCGCCCTTTTATTAGCGATGGGGCTCTATCGCTCCCCTGCGGTAGCTCTGATGCCGGATCTGACACCGAATCACTTAAGGAGCAAAGCTAATGCAGTGATTAACTTGATGGGTGCGGTAGGTGGTGTCTATGCGCTTATTATGATAAAGTTCCTGGTCGGCCCCGGGGAACGTCCCGATTACTTTCCGTTATTTGCAAGCGTAGGCGGATTGATGGTGGTGGCCGTTCTTGTGCTTTTTCTGACAATTAAAGAGAGGAAAGTATCCGTGCAGGTGGAAGCGGAAGTGAAAGCCTATGAGTCAGTGAGCGGAGAGAAGGTAAAGGCAGCAGTTATTGAGACGGTAGAGAGAGGAAAGGCAGAACCTCTTCCCGGGGATGTGAAAAAGAGCATGATATTCTTGCTTCTTTCCATCTTTTTGTGGTTTGCGGCTTACAATGCGGTGACAACTGCATTTTCCAGATATACGAGAGTGGTGTGGCATATGGAAGGCGGAGGGTTTGCAGACAGCCTGATGGTGGCGACGATAGCTGCTATTATAAGCTATATCCCGATAGGAAGCCTTGCCAGCAAGATTGGACGCAAGAAAACGATTATGGCTGGAATAGTGCTGATGAGCATCTGTTATTTTGCGGCAATATTCGCGGGAACGTATCATTCTCTCATTAATGTGGCATTCGCATTGATCGGTATTGGATGGGCGGCTATCAATGTGAACTCTTATCCCATGATTGTAGAGATGGCCAAAGGAAGTGATATCGGTAAATTCACAGGAACTTACTATACCTTTTCTATGGCGGCTCAAATAGTGACACCTATTTTATCGGGATTCTTATTGGAGAAGGTTTCTTATCGGACACTATTTCCTTATGCGTTCGCATTTTCGGCGGCGGCTTTTCTTACGATGCTGAACGTAAGGCATGGGGATTCCAGACCGGAAAAGAAAGAAGGGCTTGAGAATTTTGATATAGAAGATTAA